The genomic interval CCGCGGTCTTGCCCGCCTTCGGAAGGACGAACCGGGTGAAATACTGGTTCACGATTTCGCTCCCCGCCTGCGCATTATAGCGGATATCCCAGCGAAGCGCCTTGATATCATAGATGTTCTTCCAGACTTTCTCGTTGACCTGCATCATGCCCACACTGGTGTTGTTGTAGGAACGAAGGTAGGTGATTTTCCCCTTGACCTGGAGATACTGCCGGAAACAACTCTCCTGCCAGGCCGTCGCCGTGATGATGTTGCGGTACAAATCCCGATAAGCTTCCGGAACCGGATTCTTTTTCATGTCCGCTTCGGTGACATCGGCCAGCAGAACCTGCACCTGCTGGACAAAATTTTCGATATTCCCCGGTGTGGCGATCCATTGACGGATCTGTTCGAGTTCCGCCGGAGAAATGCTGTCTGCCGCTTCACAGACGGATATCCCCAGGGACCTGAACCATCGGGAGATTGGCGATAAGGCGCCATCGCCATTGTCCGGCTCAGGCACCGAAATTTCCTCCGTATCGTAGACAGGCCCGACGCTTTCGATCGGTTTGCCGAAGCCCATCACCTTTCTCAAACCCAAATCGACGGCATCGGAGGATTGCAGCGACACCTGCTCTGTCTGGGTAACCAGCCGCGCCAGCCGGATCAGTCCATCCCGGCTGATCTCGATGCCAAGGACAGGGCCCAGCTTGTCGAGCGCCGAGAGGGCATCCGAAGCCGAAAAAAATGCCAGATAGGCCAATAGCGCCTGTGAGGGGTCCTTGCCGAGATGTGCCCGGAAAACGGGCGAGAGCCGGTTCCAGGTCGAAATGAACTGATCCCGGACGAAATCCCTTCCCGAATGGCTTTGCGGCTTTGTCAGCCCATCGACGAAACGGTAGCGGGCATCGATGATCGCGGCAAAAATGACGCTCCGCTCTTCCTGCGTCAGGGGCTCGTTGACCAGGGTTTGCAGAATGGTGACCAGAAAGGTGTCGTAGCTTTCCCATGCCTGGATGAACGCAGCCGTTTCCTCCGGGCTCAGGGCCCGCTCGGAGCCGGAGGGCTCCTGTTGTGCTGCGGGTTCTCCGGTATCGGCAAGGATGTCCACCACGATCTCATCGGGGAGCATTTGTATCGGACCCGGTTTCATGCTCTCGATCAGACGCGCAGCCCCCTGCCGGTTGTCTTCCGGGAAAAGCGACAGCAGGATCGATTTGACATCCTTGACGGGCGGAGCCAGGTTGATCTGGATCCGGTCGAAAAAGTCATAGACCTGTTCGGCGATGATCTGCCAGATGAGATCGGGCAGTTTTGTCGGATCATGGTGCTCGTTCAGAAGGGTCGAATCGACGCTTTCGAATGACAACACCCAGGATGCATCGATCCGGGGGCGCTGATACAGCACGATATAGCCATCCCATTGCATGGAAAGACGGCAAGCGCCGGCCAGGAAAGCACCCGCATCGACATGCAGCCTGGCTTCGGAGCGAAGCAGGTTCTTTTCCATGCGGAATTTGGGTTCCGAAACCAGAATTTTGCGGCAGGGATCCGTTTTGGAGACAACGGCGGCCGTCTCATTCGGCCCGGTAAAGGCCTTTGCGATGACCAACGCCCGAAGCATCGCATAATCCATCCGGATCGGCAGTTTCACCGTTTCCGCGCGGGCGAGGGCCGGAAGGCAGGTTAAAAACAGGGCGATCAGAAAAGCGTGCTTCAGCACGGGACGTAAACATTGGCAAACAGGGAAAAAGCCGGACTGGTTGTGTCGTTTCATGAGAATGGGTTGTTTTCGCTATGGGATGATGATACCGATGGCTGGCTGATGGTCTGCAGCCAGCCTGCCGCAATTCAATGGATCAATCATACCGCAAATCATCCGGATTCGTAAAGGACAGAACACGATCCGGATAGCATCCCGTCGATGCCCTCTAACAATTGATCACTGATTTTAAGGGTGAAAACCATGAAGTCGGGTTAACCGAAGGCGTCCGGGAGTGGAGAGGACGATTTCAATCAATAATTCCATGTTGGGCCCACATCCGCAAGGGAAACCACCTGAATGTTTCTTGCAAGGGCATAAGATGCTTTTCCCGGATAGACAACCCATAAACCGGCCAACTGCAAATCTTCGATGGCCGTTTGCATGGATCGGGTCAGTTTGGGAGCATCTTCGTATTTGAATTCAACACCCCAGTTCCGCCCGCCCCATTGCCAGAACAGGTCAAGTTCCGCACCGCCGTGGGTATGCCAGAAATAGAGGTCCGAGTCTTCTTTTCCCAAAGTCCGGCAAACGATCTCCAGGGCAAAACCCTCCCAGGAAGCCCCCAGTTTGGGGGATGAATGAAGCTGATCGAGATTTTCGATGGATAGAAGGGCGTGAAATAGGCCGGAGTCCCGAAGATACAATTTGGGCCGCTTCACAACCCGTTTACCGATATTCGCATACCAGGGCTGGAGAATGCGGATCATGAAGGTCCCTTCCAGGATATCACAGTATTTCCGGACAGTCATGTCGGAAACCCCGAAAGAACGACCCAATTCGGCATAGTTCAGAATCTGGCCGTGATAATGACACAACATGAGCCAAAAACGCCGAAGCGTTCGGGCCGGAATGGTAATGCCCAACTGGGGGATGTCCCGTTCCAAAAAAGTGGTGATGTACTGATTACGCCACAGCCCGCTTTCTTCATCCGAAGCCGCCAGAAAAGACCGGGGCAGTCCGCCGCGCATCCATAGGGTTTTCATGTTATTCGGACCGATATCCTGCAGGCGGAATCCACCCAGGAAATAATACGCGATCCGGCCAGCCAGGGACTCCGAGCTTTGTCGAATCAAATCCCGCGATGCACTTCCCAAGATTACAACGGTGCGATTTTGATTCTGATCGACCAGATAGCGAAGCAGGGGAAACAGTTCTGGTTTGCGCTGGATTTCATCGATCACGATCAGCCCGGTCAGATCCTCGAGTGCGAGCTGGGGATGATCCAGCCTGGCCG from Desulfatirhabdium butyrativorans DSM 18734 carries:
- a CDS encoding ATP-binding protein, which encodes MFPVLAILGPRQCGKTTLARTLNADHYFDLENPQDAARLDHPQLALEDLTGLIVIDEIQRKPELFPLLRYLVDQNQNRTVVILGSASRDLIRQSSESLAGRIAYYFLGGFRLQDIGPNNMKTLWMRGGLPRSFLAASDEESGLWRNQYITTFLERDIPQLGITIPARTLRRFWLMLCHYHGQILNYAELGRSFGVSDMTVRKYCDILEGTFMIRILQPWYANIGKRVVKRPKLYLRDSGLFHALLSIENLDQLHSSPKLGASWEGFALEIVCRTLGKEDSDLYFWHTHGGAELDLFWQWGGRNWGVEFKYEDAPKLTRSMQTAIEDLQLAGLWVVYPGKASYALARNIQVVSLADVGPTWNY
- a CDS encoding transglycosylase SLT domain-containing protein; this translates as MKRHNQSGFFPVCQCLRPVLKHAFLIALFLTCLPALARAETVKLPIRMDYAMLRALVIAKAFTGPNETAAVVSKTDPCRKILVSEPKFRMEKNLLRSEARLHVDAGAFLAGACRLSMQWDGYIVLYQRPRIDASWVLSFESVDSTLLNEHHDPTKLPDLIWQIIAEQVYDFFDRIQINLAPPVKDVKSILLSLFPEDNRQGAARLIESMKPGPIQMLPDEIVVDILADTGEPAAQQEPSGSERALSPEETAAFIQAWESYDTFLVTILQTLVNEPLTQEERSVIFAAIIDARYRFVDGLTKPQSHSGRDFVRDQFISTWNRLSPVFRAHLGKDPSQALLAYLAFFSASDALSALDKLGPVLGIEISRDGLIRLARLVTQTEQVSLQSSDAVDLGLRKVMGFGKPIESVGPVYDTEEISVPEPDNGDGALSPISRWFRSLGISVCEAADSISPAELEQIRQWIATPGNIENFVQQVQVLLADVTEADMKKNPVPEAYRDLYRNIITATAWQESCFRQYLQVKGKITYLRSYNNTSVGMMQVNEKVWKNIYDIKALRWDIRYNAQAGSEIVNQYFTRFVLPKAGKTADGDTLAGAMYAMYNSGPGDLNNYFKRKAAGKPNMTDKLFFQKFSWVKQNQMNNISACLGG